From a region of the Pseudomonadaceae bacterium SI-3 genome:
- the gatB gene encoding Asp-tRNA(Asn)/Glu-tRNA(Gln) amidotransferase GatCAB subunit B (allows the formation of correctly charged Asn-tRNA(Asn) or Gln-tRNA(Gln) through the transamidation of misacylated Asp-tRNA(Asn) or Glu-tRNA(Gln) in organisms which lack either or both of asparaginyl-tRNA or glutaminyl-tRNA synthetases; reaction takes place in the presence of glutamine and ATP through an activated phospho-Asp-tRNA(Asn) or phospho-Glu-tRNA), whose product MQWETVIGLEIHAQLATQSKIFSGSATTFGAEPNTQASLIDLGMPGTLPVLNAEAVRMACKFGLAIDAEIADKNVFARKNYFYPDLPKGYQTSQMDHPIVGKGYLDITLEDGTTRRIGITRAHLEEDAGKSLHEDFQGMSGIDLNRAGTPLLEIVSEPDIRSAKEAVAYVKAIHALVRYLGICDGNMAEGSLRCDCNVSVRPKGQAEFGTRAEIKNVNSFRFIEKAINHEVQRQIELIEDGGKVVQETRLYDPNKDETRSMRSKEEANDYRYFPCPDLLPVVIEQSFLDEIRACLPELPVQKRERFEREFGLSAYDADVLAASREMADYFEAVQKVCGDAKLAANWVMGELSSLLNKEGLDIEQSPVSAEQLGGMILRIKDNTISGKIAKMVFEAMAAGEGSADEIIEKKGLKQVTDSGAIEKMLDEVLAANAEQVEQYRASDEAKRGKMFGFFVGQAMKASKGKANPAQVNQLLKSKLEG is encoded by the coding sequence ATGCAATGGGAAACCGTGATCGGGCTGGAGATCCACGCACAGCTCGCGACTCAATCGAAGATCTTTTCCGGCAGCGCCACTACCTTTGGTGCCGAGCCCAACACCCAGGCCAGCCTGATCGACCTGGGCATGCCCGGCACCTTGCCGGTACTCAACGCAGAAGCGGTGCGCATGGCCTGCAAGTTCGGCCTGGCGATTGATGCCGAGATCGCCGACAAGAACGTCTTTGCGCGCAAGAATTACTTCTACCCCGACCTCCCCAAGGGCTACCAGACCAGCCAGATGGACCATCCCATCGTCGGCAAGGGTTATCTGGACATCACCTTGGAAGATGGCACCACCCGCCGTATCGGCATCACCCGCGCGCATCTGGAAGAGGATGCCGGCAAGAGCCTGCACGAAGACTTCCAGGGCATGAGCGGCATCGACCTGAACCGCGCTGGCACGCCTCTGCTGGAGATCGTCTCCGAGCCGGACATTCGCTCGGCGAAGGAAGCGGTGGCCTACGTGAAAGCCATCCATGCTCTGGTGCGTTATCTCGGCATCTGCGACGGCAACATGGCCGAAGGTTCGCTGCGTTGCGACTGCAACGTTTCGGTGCGCCCGAAAGGCCAAGCCGAGTTCGGCACTCGCGCCGAGATCAAGAACGTCAACTCCTTCCGCTTCATCGAAAAGGCGATCAACCACGAAGTGCAGCGTCAGATCGAGTTGATCGAAGACGGCGGCAAGGTGGTCCAGGAAACCCGCCTGTACGACCCGAACAAGGACGAGACGCGCTCCATGCGCAGCAAGGAAGAAGCCAACGACTACCGCTACTTCCCCTGCCCCGATCTGCTGCCGGTCGTGATCGAGCAGAGCTTTCTCGATGAAATTCGTGCCTGCCTGCCGGAACTGCCGGTGCAGAAGCGCGAGCGTTTCGAGCGCGAGTTCGGCCTGTCCGCCTATGACGCCGACGTACTGGCGGCCAGCCGTGAGATGGCCGATTACTTCGAGGCCGTGCAGAAGGTCTGCGGTGACGCCAAGCTGGCCGCGAACTGGGTCATGGGCGAACTCTCCAGCCTGCTGAACAAGGAAGGGCTGGACATCGAGCAGTCTCCAGTATCGGCCGAGCAACTGGGCGGCATGATCCTGCGCATCAAGGACAACACCATCAGCGGCAAAATCGCCAAGATGGTCTTCGAAGCGATGGCTGCCGGCGAAGGCTCGGCTGACGAGATCATCGAGAAGAAGGGCCTCAAGCAGGTCACCGATTCCGGTGCCATCGAAAAGATGCTGGACGAGGTGCTAGCCGCCAATGCCGAGCAGGTCGAGCAGTACCGCGCCAGCGACGAAGCCAAGCGCGGCAAGATGTTCGGCTTCTTCGTCGGCCAGGCCATGAAAGCCTCAAAGGGCAAGGCCAACCCCGCTCAGGTCAACCAGTTGCTCAAGAGCAAACTGGAAGGCTGA
- a CDS encoding septal ring lytic transglycosylase RlpA family lipoprotein, whose product MQTRILTVPILLAFAAGCAESPEADATESTVIQKGKASYYARSFQGKETASGETFNQNELVAAHKTLPFDTRVQVTNLENGKQVTVRINDRGPFKPGRIIDLSRVAANRIDLLDEGIAPVKIETLD is encoded by the coding sequence ATGCAAACCCGAATACTGACCGTCCCGATCCTGCTTGCCTTTGCCGCTGGCTGTGCGGAGTCACCAGAGGCAGACGCCACCGAAAGCACCGTCATCCAGAAGGGCAAGGCTTCGTATTACGCCCGCAGCTTCCAAGGGAAGGAAACGGCCAGCGGAGAAACGTTCAACCAGAACGAATTGGTGGCCGCACACAAAACGCTGCCCTTCGACACGCGTGTGCAGGTCACTAACCTGGAAAACGGCAAGCAAGTCACCGTGCGCATCAATGATCGCGGACCCTTCAAGCCGGGCCGAATCATCGATCTGTCACGAGTGGCGGCGAATCGAATCGATCTGCTCGACGAGGGCATCGCCCCGGTAAAGATCGAAACGCTGGACTGA
- a CDS encoding sodium:calcium antiporter yields the protein MSLMTLAYLIGGLVLLVVGAEALVRGASKLAARFGVSPLIIGLTVVAFGTSAPETAVSIQASLNGNGDIAVGNVLGSNIANILLILGLSALIAPLVVSRQLVRLDVPVMIGAGLLTFALAWNGRISQIDGLILLALLLVYTGFLVIASKREARLQSDEFRDEYGADRSAKPLGWILQLTLVLLGLSLLILGSNLLIEGAVALARTLGLSELVIGLTVIAVGTSMPELATSLLAVYRGERDIAVGNIVGSCIFNLLLVLGAGAAISPEGLSISPNALAFDLPVMLAVSAACLPIFFSGYRINRWEGTMFFGYYVAYTLYLIMFSTGLPAINLLRHAMTWYVLPLTAITLLVIFLRAWKRQR from the coding sequence ATGAGTTTGATGACCCTGGCCTACCTGATCGGCGGCCTTGTGCTGCTGGTCGTTGGCGCTGAAGCGCTGGTACGTGGCGCCTCCAAACTGGCTGCACGCTTCGGCGTTTCGCCACTGATCATCGGCTTGACCGTGGTTGCGTTCGGCACCAGCGCACCGGAAACGGCGGTGAGCATCCAAGCCTCTCTGAATGGCAACGGGGATATCGCCGTCGGCAATGTGCTCGGCAGCAACATCGCCAACATCCTGCTCATTCTCGGCCTGTCGGCCCTGATAGCGCCGTTGGTGGTGTCTCGCCAATTGGTACGCCTCGACGTACCGGTAATGATCGGTGCAGGTCTGCTGACTTTCGCACTGGCGTGGAATGGCCGCATCAGCCAGATAGACGGCCTGATCCTGCTCGCGCTGCTGCTGGTCTATACGGGCTTTCTTGTGATCGCAAGCAAGCGAGAAGCGCGCCTGCAGTCCGATGAGTTCCGTGATGAATACGGCGCAGACCGTAGCGCCAAGCCGCTCGGGTGGATTCTCCAGTTGACGTTGGTGCTGCTCGGCCTCAGTTTGCTGATTCTGGGCTCCAACCTGCTCATCGAGGGCGCGGTGGCCCTGGCTCGGACGCTGGGATTGTCGGAGCTGGTCATTGGCCTGACCGTCATCGCCGTCGGAACATCCATGCCCGAACTCGCCACCTCGCTGCTGGCGGTCTACCGCGGTGAGCGGGACATCGCTGTGGGCAATATCGTCGGCAGTTGCATCTTCAACCTGTTGCTGGTGCTGGGCGCCGGAGCTGCGATTTCGCCCGAAGGCCTTTCCATTTCGCCAAATGCCTTAGCGTTCGACCTGCCCGTGATGCTTGCCGTGTCCGCAGCCTGCCTGCCGATCTTCTTTTCCGGGTACCGCATCAATCGGTGGGAAGGCACCATGTTCTTTGGTTATTACGTCGCCTATACGCTCTACCTGATCATGTTTTCCACTGGGCTACCGGCGATCAATCTGCTGCGCCATGCAATGACTTGGTACGTATTGCCCTTGACCGCCATCACGCTTTTGGTGATCTTCCTGCGCGCCTGGAAACGCCAGCGCTAA
- a CDS encoding sodium:calcium antiporter, which translates to MSAMTFVYLIAGLVLLVAGAEVLVRGAAKLAAQFGIPPLIIGLTVVAFGTSAPETAVSVQAALNGSGDIAIGNVLGSNIANVLLILGVTSLVAPLIVSRQLIRLDVPIMIGASLVTYALAWDGSLSRLDGALLFSAVIAYTLFLIISSRRATAAATADDEFAKEFGLDETPKRYASLINAGLVVAGLVLLVTGSNFLVEGAVSLARTLGLSELVIGLTVIAVGTSLPELATSILAAIRGERDIAVGNIVGSNIFNLLCVLGLASLVSPDAIGVAANALAFDFPVMIAVALACLPIFFSGYTINRWEGLLFLAYYVAYTLYLVLVSTGRPLAEVFGDAMIGYVLPLTAVTLVVIAGRAWKAQRV; encoded by the coding sequence GTGTCCGCAATGACCTTTGTTTATCTGATAGCCGGTCTGGTACTTCTCGTAGCCGGGGCCGAGGTGTTGGTGCGGGGCGCTGCCAAACTGGCCGCTCAGTTCGGTATCCCACCGCTGATCATCGGTCTCACCGTGGTCGCCTTTGGCACCAGCGCACCGGAAACCGCAGTTAGCGTGCAGGCTGCTCTCAACGGCAGCGGCGACATCGCCATCGGCAACGTGCTCGGCAGCAACATCGCCAACGTTCTGCTGATTCTCGGCGTGACGTCGCTGGTCGCACCGCTGATCGTTTCTCGCCAGCTGATTCGACTCGACGTGCCCATCATGATTGGTGCCAGCCTGGTCACCTACGCCCTGGCGTGGGATGGCTCGCTCAGTCGCCTTGACGGTGCATTGCTGTTTTCAGCGGTGATCGCCTACACGCTGTTTCTGATCATCAGCAGCCGTCGTGCCACTGCTGCGGCCACAGCCGACGACGAGTTCGCCAAGGAGTTCGGTCTCGACGAAACACCCAAGCGTTATGCCTCGCTGATTAACGCCGGCCTGGTGGTTGCCGGCCTGGTTCTGCTGGTGACTGGCTCGAATTTTCTGGTGGAAGGTGCCGTGTCCCTCGCTCGCACGCTGGGCCTATCGGAACTGGTTATCGGCCTGACGGTCATCGCCGTCGGCACGTCGCTCCCCGAGCTGGCCACTTCCATCCTCGCTGCCATACGCGGCGAACGGGATATCGCGGTCGGCAACATCGTCGGCAGCAATATCTTCAACCTACTGTGTGTGCTGGGGCTGGCCTCGCTGGTATCCCCGGACGCGATCGGCGTGGCCGCCAACGCATTGGCATTCGACTTCCCGGTCATGATTGCCGTTGCCCTGGCCTGCCTGCCGATCTTCTTCAGCGGTTACACCATCAATCGCTGGGAAGGTCTGCTCTTCCTCGCCTACTACGTGGCCTATACGCTCTATCTGGTGCTGGTCAGCACCGGCCGCCCGTTGGCCGAAGTGTTCGGCGACGCCATGATCGGCTATGTGTTACCGCTGACTGCGGTGACCCTGGTGGTGATTGCCGGACGGGCCTGGAAGGCCCAGCGCGTCTGA
- a CDS encoding AEC family transporter codes for MLPMVLQTLSVTAPVFVMLFIGVALMRLRLIDGAFIHTASTLVFKATMPTLLFLSVIKADLSAALQPTLLVYYVAATVGGFLLAWAWALWRCPVADRGVYVQGAFRGNNGVVGLALATSLYGDYGLSLGGVLAGLVILLYNSLSAVVLAIYSPDGQADAGAIIRSILRNPLIIGVTAAIPFAYWQIALPDWLMTSGQYFAQLTLPLALICIGGTLSISVLRESSSVAMSSSLMKMVWFPALATLGAWLCGFRGAELGILFLYFGCPTASSSFVMARAVNSNHQLAATIIVITTLGAALTINVGLFLLGWAGWI; via the coding sequence ATGCTGCCCATGGTTCTGCAGACCCTGAGCGTGACCGCTCCGGTATTCGTGATGCTGTTCATCGGCGTCGCATTGATGCGTCTGCGCTTGATCGATGGCGCGTTCATTCACACCGCATCAACGCTGGTGTTCAAGGCCACGATGCCAACCCTGCTGTTCCTTTCGGTCATCAAGGCGGACCTTAGCGCCGCGCTTCAGCCAACACTGCTCGTCTATTACGTTGCCGCTACGGTGGGAGGATTTCTGCTGGCTTGGGCCTGGGCGCTTTGGCGCTGCCCGGTCGCCGACCGCGGCGTCTATGTACAAGGCGCCTTCCGCGGCAATAACGGAGTGGTGGGGCTGGCGTTGGCGACCAGCCTCTACGGCGACTACGGGCTGTCACTAGGCGGTGTGCTGGCTGGTTTGGTAATCCTCTTGTACAACAGCCTGTCCGCGGTGGTCCTGGCTATCTATAGCCCGGATGGCCAGGCCGATGCCGGGGCGATCATTCGCAGCATCTTGCGCAACCCGCTGATTATCGGGGTGACTGCGGCGATCCCTTTCGCCTACTGGCAAATCGCATTGCCCGACTGGCTGATGACATCGGGTCAGTATTTCGCCCAGCTGACGTTGCCGCTGGCTCTGATCTGCATCGGCGGCACCCTGTCGATTTCGGTGTTGCGCGAAAGCAGCAGCGTCGCGATGAGCTCGAGCCTGATGAAGATGGTCTGGTTTCCGGCGTTGGCGACGCTAGGCGCCTGGCTATGCGGCTTTCGTGGCGCTGAACTGGGGATCCTGTTTCTCTACTTCGGCTGCCCGACGGCATCGTCCAGCTTCGTTATGGCGCGGGCGGTTAATTCCAACCATCAGCTGGCCGCTACCATCATCGTCATCACCACACTCGGTGCGGCGTTAACGATCAATGTCGGGTTGTTCCTCTTGGGCTGGGCCGGCTGGATCTAA
- a CDS encoding DNA-binding response regulator — MTEELQHEGEEQPHLLLVDDDPTFTRVMARAMSRRGLHVSIAGSAEEGLEMAKQELPDYAVLDLKMEGDSGLVLLPKLLELDPEMKVLILTGYSSIATAVEAIKRGACNYLCKPADADDVLAALLSKHADLDTLVPENPMSVDRLQWEHIQRVLAEHDGNISATARALGMHRRTLQRKLQKRPVRR, encoded by the coding sequence ATGACCGAAGAGTTGCAGCACGAAGGCGAAGAACAGCCTCATCTGCTGCTGGTAGACGACGACCCGACCTTTACTCGCGTCATGGCACGCGCCATGAGCCGCCGCGGTCTGCACGTCAGCATTGCCGGGTCGGCGGAAGAAGGCTTGGAGATGGCCAAGCAGGAGCTACCTGATTACGCGGTGCTGGACCTGAAAATGGAGGGGGACTCCGGGCTGGTGCTGCTCCCTAAGCTTCTCGAGCTGGATCCGGAAATGAAGGTGCTGATCCTGACCGGGTATTCGAGCATCGCCACTGCCGTGGAAGCGATCAAGCGTGGGGCATGCAACTACCTGTGCAAGCCCGCCGACGCAGACGACGTGCTGGCGGCATTGCTCTCCAAACATGCCGATCTGGATACGCTGGTGCCGGAAAACCCCATGTCGGTGGATCGCCTGCAGTGGGAGCACATCCAGCGAGTGCTTGCCGAGCACGACGGCAATATTTCCGCTACCGCTCGCGCGCTAGGGATGCACCGTCGCACCCTGCAGCGCAAACTGCAGAAGCGCCCCGTGCGGCGCTGA
- a CDS encoding sensor histidine kinase codes for MYASVHLLSASRQNLRLLTLIRVLVLAAQAGAVGLAYATQLFGLPWFHLGVTLGVSALICLGTALRLRGPWPVTELEYAGHLATDLLIHSALLYYSGGSTNPFVSYYLVPLTIAAATLPWLYSVALSGLALAGYTLMLVWYDPVIVPPVDRTTLLVYGMWLSFALAAALITFFVARMAEQLRRQEQLQAQRREESMRDQQLLAVATQAAGAAHELGTPLATMSVLLKELRQDYKEPAELSEDLALLQSQVQLCKDSLRQLVRAAEADRRQAIVEQTVREWVESVLQRWHLMHPEATYRFQCLGKGTPPRLMPPADLGQSLLNLLNNATDASPDNLDIRLDWDAQWIRLTIRDHGAGVPLAIAEQIGRPFITTKGKGFGLGLFLSQASVTRAGGTVKLYNHEEGGTLTELRLPHGSVRA; via the coding sequence ATGTACGCATCCGTTCACCTGCTGTCTGCCAGCCGCCAGAATCTCCGTCTGCTCACTCTGATCCGCGTCCTCGTGCTGGCTGCCCAGGCCGGTGCGGTAGGGCTCGCATACGCCACCCAGCTGTTCGGTCTGCCGTGGTTTCATCTGGGGGTCACGCTTGGTGTTTCAGCGCTGATCTGTCTGGGTACGGCGTTGCGGCTGCGCGGACCTTGGCCGGTGACGGAGCTTGAATATGCCGGGCACCTGGCGACCGATCTGTTGATCCACAGCGCCCTGCTGTATTACTCGGGCGGCTCGACCAATCCATTCGTTTCTTACTACCTGGTGCCGCTTACCATTGCGGCGGCAACGCTGCCGTGGCTGTATTCGGTGGCGTTGTCTGGACTCGCGCTTGCTGGATACACCTTGATGCTGGTGTGGTACGACCCGGTCATCGTGCCACCGGTCGATCGCACCACGTTGCTGGTCTATGGCATGTGGCTGAGTTTCGCGCTGGCGGCGGCGCTGATCACTTTTTTCGTGGCGCGCATGGCCGAACAACTGCGCCGTCAGGAGCAGCTTCAAGCTCAGCGTCGTGAAGAAAGCATGCGCGATCAGCAGCTGTTGGCCGTGGCGACGCAGGCCGCGGGAGCCGCTCATGAGCTGGGCACGCCATTGGCGACCATGAGTGTGCTGCTCAAGGAGTTGCGTCAGGATTACAAGGAGCCTGCGGAGCTCAGCGAGGATTTGGCATTGCTGCAATCGCAGGTTCAATTGTGCAAAGACAGCCTGCGCCAGCTGGTCCGTGCGGCTGAAGCCGATCGTCGCCAGGCCATCGTCGAACAGACCGTACGTGAATGGGTCGAGTCGGTGTTGCAGCGCTGGCATCTGATGCATCCGGAAGCCACCTATCGTTTCCAGTGCCTGGGCAAAGGCACTCCACCACGCCTGATGCCCCCGGCGGATCTAGGGCAATCGCTGCTCAACCTGTTGAACAACGCCACCGATGCCAGCCCGGACAACCTGGACATTCGTCTGGATTGGGACGCACAGTGGATCAGATTGACCATCCGCGACCACGGCGCGGGTGTACCGCTGGCTATCGCCGAACAGATCGGCAGGCCGTTCATCACAACCAAGGGCAAGGGGTTTGGTCTTGGCCTGTTCCTGAGTCAGGCGAGCGTTACGCGCGCCGGTGGCACTGTGAAGCTTTACAATCACGAAGAGGGTGGCACCCTGACCGAGCTGCGTCTGCCGCATGGCTCGGTTCGGGCCTGA
- a CDS encoding DUF541 domain-containing protein: MFVSVPRSIALLACIACLPAVADEQHYNQISLRAEASSEVAQDRMHVTLFTESQHEDPAQLAAQTTRTMNKALQRARQAKEVEVSQGSRSSYPVYEEKGQQITAWRERAELRLESGDFAALSKLTGELMQDLKMGSMYFSVSDSIRQQNEDALLKDAVTAFRARAQLATEALGGNDYKIVSLNLTSAGNFQPEMMRSVSMKSMDAMPTPDVEAGTRQISINADGVIEVQMP, from the coding sequence ATGTTCGTTTCCGTTCCGCGCAGCATTGCGCTGTTGGCCTGCATAGCCTGCCTTCCCGCTGTAGCCGACGAGCAACATTACAATCAGATTTCCCTGCGCGCCGAGGCCAGCAGCGAGGTCGCCCAGGACCGCATGCATGTGACGCTGTTCACCGAGTCGCAGCACGAGGACCCGGCACAGCTGGCAGCGCAAACGACTAGGACGATGAACAAGGCACTGCAACGCGCCCGGCAGGCGAAAGAGGTCGAAGTCAGTCAGGGCAGCCGTAGCAGCTACCCCGTCTATGAGGAAAAGGGTCAGCAGATCACCGCTTGGCGTGAACGCGCCGAACTGCGCCTGGAAAGTGGAGACTTCGCCGCGCTCTCCAAGCTCACCGGAGAGCTGATGCAAGACCTGAAGATGGGCAGCATGTATTTCAGCGTGTCTGACTCGATCCGCCAACAGAACGAAGACGCCTTGCTCAAAGATGCGGTAACCGCCTTCCGCGCCCGCGCGCAGCTGGCGACCGAGGCGCTGGGCGGCAACGACTACAAGATCGTCAGCCTCAACCTCACTAGCGCCGGCAATTTTCAGCCCGAGATGATGCGCAGCGTGTCGATGAAGAGCATGGACGCCATGCCTACGCCGGATGTAGAAGCCGGCACCCGGCAGATCAGTATCAATGCCGATGGTGTGATCGAAGTGCAGATGCCCTGA
- a CDS encoding type III PLP-dependent enzyme, with the protein MSIKIEDYYSRSTFQKMKAFADQHETPFVVIDTETIDKAYDDLRAGFDFAKVYYAVKANPAVEIIDLLRDKGSSFDIASIYELDKVMSRGVGPERISYGNTIKKAKDIRYFYEKGVRMFATDSEADLRNIAKAAPGSKVYVRILTEGSTTADWPLSRKFGCQTDMAMDLLILARQLKLEPYGISFHVGSQQRDISVWDAAIAKVKVIFERLKEEDGIELKMINMGGGFPANYITRTNSLETYAEEIIRFLKEDFGDELPEIILEPGRSLIANAGILVSEVVLVARKSRTAVERWVYTDVGMFSGLIETMGEAIKFPIWTEKKGEMEEVVIAGPTCDSADIMYENYKYGLPLNLAIGDRMYWLSTGAYTTSYSAVEFNGFPPLKAYYI; encoded by the coding sequence ATGTCGATCAAGATCGAAGATTACTATTCCCGATCCACCTTCCAGAAGATGAAGGCCTTCGCTGACCAGCACGAAACGCCGTTCGTGGTCATCGATACCGAAACCATCGACAAGGCGTACGACGATCTGCGCGCCGGTTTCGATTTCGCCAAGGTCTACTACGCGGTGAAGGCTAACCCTGCGGTCGAAATCATCGATCTGCTACGCGACAAGGGCTCGAGCTTCGACATCGCTTCTATCTATGAGCTGGACAAGGTGATGTCCCGCGGTGTCGGCCCTGAGCGCATCAGCTACGGCAACACCATCAAGAAAGCCAAGGACATTCGCTACTTCTATGAAAAGGGTGTGCGCATGTTCGCCACCGACTCGGAAGCCGACCTGCGCAACATCGCCAAGGCCGCACCGGGTTCGAAAGTCTATGTACGCATCCTGACTGAAGGCTCCACCACCGCCGATTGGCCCTTGTCGCGCAAGTTCGGCTGCCAGACCGACATGGCGATGGATCTGTTGATCCTCGCCCGTCAGCTGAAGCTGGAACCCTATGGCATTTCCTTCCACGTCGGTTCGCAGCAGCGCGACATTTCCGTGTGGGACGCCGCGATTGCCAAGGTCAAGGTGATCTTCGAGCGTCTGAAAGAAGAAGACGGCATCGAGCTGAAGATGATCAACATGGGTGGCGGCTTCCCGGCCAACTACATCACTCGTACCAACAGCCTGGAAACCTACGCCGAAGAGATCATCCGTTTCCTCAAGGAAGACTTTGGCGACGAGCTGCCGGAAATCATTCTTGAGCCGGGTCGCTCGCTGATTGCCAACGCCGGCATCCTAGTCAGCGAAGTGGTGCTGGTGGCGCGCAAGTCGCGTACCGCCGTTGAGCGCTGGGTCTACACCGACGTCGGCATGTTCTCCGGCCTGATCGAAACCATGGGCGAAGCCATTAAGTTCCCGATCTGGACCGAGAAGAAGGGCGAGATGGAAGAAGTGGTCATCGCCGGCCCGACTTGCGACAGCGCCGACATCATGTACGAGAACTACAAGTACGGCCTGCCACTGAACCTGGCCATCGGCGATCGCATGTACTGGCTGTCCACCGGTGCTTACACCACCAGCTACAGCGCCGTAGAATTCAACGGATTCCCGCCGCTCAAGGCTTACTACATCTAA
- a CDS encoding peptide chain release factor 3, which translates to MTSQAAEVAKRRTFAIISHPDAGKTTITEKLLLMGKAIAVAGTVKSRKSDRHATSDWMEMEKQRGISITTSVMQFPYREHMINLLDTPGHEDFSEDTYRTLTAVDSALMVLDGGKGVEPRTIALMDVCRLRDTPIVSFINKLDRDIRDPIELLDEIEAVLKIKAAPITWPIGCYRDFKGVYHLADDYIIVYTPGHGHERTDVKIIQNLDSDEARQHIGDEYDRFVEQLELVQGACHEFDQDEFIKGQLTPVFFGTALGNFGVDHVLDAVVDWAPRPLPRTANERVVEPVEEKFTGFVFKIQANMDPKHRDRIAFMRICSGKYEKGMKLRHARIGKDIRIADALTFFSSEREQLEEAWAGDIIGLHNHGTIQIGDTFTEGENLGFTGIPHFAPELFRRVRLKDPLKSKQLRQGLQELAEEGATQVFFPERNNDIILGAVGVLQFDVVASRLKEEYKVECAYEAINVWSARWIECDNEKKLKEFSDKAYENLALDGGGHLTYLAPTRVNLSLMEERWPDVKFRATREHH; encoded by the coding sequence ATGACCTCTCAGGCCGCCGAAGTCGCGAAGCGCCGCACCTTCGCCATCATTTCCCACCCCGACGCGGGCAAGACCACCATCACCGAGAAGCTGCTGCTGATGGGCAAGGCCATTGCCGTGGCCGGTACCGTGAAGTCGCGCAAATCCGACCGTCACGCGACCTCCGACTGGATGGAAATGGAAAAGCAGCGCGGCATCTCCATCACCACCTCGGTGATGCAGTTCCCCTACCGCGAGCACATGATCAACCTGCTCGACACCCCCGGCCACGAAGACTTCTCGGAAGACACCTACCGCACCCTGACCGCCGTGGACTCGGCACTGATGGTCCTCGACGGTGGTAAAGGCGTCGAGCCGCGCACCATCGCGCTGATGGACGTCTGCCGCCTACGCGACACACCCATCGTCAGCTTCATCAACAAGCTCGACCGCGACATCCGCGACCCCATCGAACTGCTCGACGAGATCGAAGCGGTGCTGAAGATTAAGGCAGCCCCCATCACCTGGCCGATCGGCTGCTACCGCGACTTCAAGGGTGTGTATCACCTGGCCGATGACTACATCATCGTCTACACCCCCGGCCACGGCCACGAGCGCACCGACGTCAAGATCATCCAGAACCTGGATTCGGACGAAGCGCGCCAGCACATCGGCGACGAGTACGACCGTTTCGTCGAACAGCTCGAGCTGGTCCAGGGTGCCTGCCACGAGTTCGACCAGGACGAATTCATCAAAGGCCAGCTGACCCCGGTATTCTTCGGTACCGCACTGGGCAACTTTGGTGTGGACCACGTGCTCGATGCGGTCGTCGACTGGGCCCCGCGCCCTCTTCCGCGCACCGCCAACGAGCGCGTGGTCGAGCCGGTTGAAGAGAAATTCACCGGCTTCGTCTTCAAGATCCAGGCGAACATGGACCCCAAGCACCGCGACCGCATCGCCTTCATGCGCATCTGTTCGGGCAAGTACGAAAAAGGCATGAAGCTGCGCCACGCGCGCATCGGCAAGGACATCCGCATCGCCGACGCCCTGACCTTCTTCTCTAGCGAGCGCGAGCAACTGGAAGAAGCCTGGGCCGGCGACATCATCGGCCTGCACAACCACGGCACCATCCAGATCGGCGACACCTTCACCGAAGGCGAAAACCTGGGCTTTACCGGTATTCCGCACTTCGCACCGGAACTGTTCCGCCGCGTCCGTCTGAAGGACCCGCTGAAATCCAAGCAGCTGCGCCAGGGCTTGCAGGAGCTGGCCGAGGAAGGCGCCACCCAGGTGTTCTTCCCGGAGCGCAACAACGACATCATCCTTGGCGCGGTGGGCGTGCTGCAGTTCGACGTCGTCGCCAGCCGCCTGAAAGAGGAATACAAGGTCGAGTGCGCGTATGAGGCGATCAACGTCTGGTCGGCCCGCTGGATCGAATGCGACAACGAGAAGAAGTTGAAGGAATTCAGCGACAAGGCCTACGAAAACCTCGCCCTCGACGGCGGCGGTCATCTGACTTACCTGGCGCCGACGCGGGTCAACCTGAGCCTGATGGAAGAACGCTGGCCGGATGTGAAGTTCAGGGCGACGCGAGAGCATCACTAA